Proteins from one Nitrobacteraceae bacterium AZCC 2146 genomic window:
- a CDS encoding hypothetical protein (product_source=Hypo-rule applied), with amino-acid sequence MTLSELLSARSFDPAGMIAIRNTLHPDDVSTEFRSIADVISANALPMYDRMQDGPQIAHQALVLSFAAMGDGQARLTSLRTFLLRRQGNVPGDIVYDYDAAHLLHSFIARAAAPCFYDAIEQAGLDDLFGRLVVQWPEPLARNILTATDEALAIIAM; translated from the coding sequence GTGACCTTGAGCGAACTGCTGAGTGCGCGCAGTTTCGATCCCGCCGGCATGATCGCAATCCGCAATACTTTGCATCCGGACGACGTCTCCACGGAGTTCCGTAGCATCGCCGACGTCATCAGCGCCAATGCGCTGCCGATGTATGACCGGATGCAGGATGGCCCGCAGATCGCGCACCAGGCATTGGTGCTGTCATTTGCCGCGATGGGCGACGGACAAGCACGGCTGACCAGCCTGCGCACCTTCCTGCTCAGGCGGCAGGGCAACGTCCCCGGCGACATCGTCTACGACTACGACGCAGCGCATCTGCTGCACAGTTTCATCGCGCGCGCAGCAGCGCCCTGTTTCTACGATGCGATCGAGCAGGCCGGCCTCGACGACCTGTTCGGCCGTCTGGTGGTGCAATGGCCGGAGCCGCTGGCGCGAAATATCCTGACGGCGACCGACGAGGCGCTCGCCATCATCGCGATGTAG
- a CDS encoding branched-chain amino acid transport system ATP-binding protein (product_source=KO:K01996; cath_funfam=3.40.50.300; cog=COG0410; ko=KO:K01996; pfam=PF00005; smart=SM00382; superfamily=52540) — translation MTALLEVERLEAFYGASQILHGIDLKFARGEQVALIGRNGMGKTTLLRSLMGLLPGCRGSLRFHGRDIRNAAPETIARAGLALVPEGRGIFGSLSVIENLVMAARVGSDGRCAWTLPKIFELFPRLHARRNNGGHQLSGGEQQMLTIGRALMTNPDMIMIDEATEGLAPLVAQSIWQTLGIIRGEGIATIVVDKDFRSLSRVTDRMVLLSKGSIVFDGPPATLATQPELLERHLGV, via the coding sequence GTGACCGCGCTGCTTGAAGTGGAACGGCTCGAGGCGTTTTATGGCGCCAGTCAGATCCTGCATGGCATCGATCTGAAATTTGCGCGCGGCGAGCAGGTGGCGCTGATTGGCCGCAACGGAATGGGCAAGACGACACTGCTGCGCTCGCTGATGGGATTGCTGCCCGGCTGCCGCGGATCTTTGCGTTTTCATGGTCGGGACATCCGCAATGCCGCCCCCGAGACGATTGCACGCGCCGGCCTTGCCCTGGTGCCAGAGGGCAGGGGCATTTTCGGCTCGCTGTCCGTCATCGAGAACCTGGTGATGGCGGCGCGGGTAGGTAGTGACGGCCGCTGTGCCTGGACCTTGCCGAAGATATTCGAACTGTTTCCGCGCCTGCATGCACGCCGCAACAATGGCGGGCACCAATTGTCCGGCGGCGAGCAGCAGATGCTGACCATCGGCCGTGCGTTGATGACCAATCCCGACATGATCATGATCGACGAGGCCACCGAGGGGCTCGCGCCCTTGGTGGCGCAGTCGATCTGGCAGACGCTCGGTATCATCCGCGGCGAAGGAATCGCGACTATCGTCGTCGACAAGGATTTTCGCAGCTTGTCCAGGGTCACCGATCGCATGGTGCTGTTGTCGAAAGGCAGCATCGTGTTCGACGGGCCACCCGCCACACTCGCCACGCAGCCGGAGCTGCTTGAACGTCATCTCGGGGTATGA
- a CDS encoding branched-chain amino acid transport system ATP-binding protein (product_source=KO:K01995; cath_funfam=3.40.50.300; cog=COG0411; ko=KO:K01995; pfam=PF00005,PF12399; smart=SM00382; superfamily=52540), translating to MHEIALRAKGLQKRFGGLAAVRDVSIDVLVGEIHAVIGPNGAGKSTLINLLSGELFANAGEILLGATNITAFAPDRRARAGLGRAYQKTTIFPKFSVHENVRLAAQARSFAPLRMFGGVRSDSECHRRAADAIGKAGLSGRSQVIADRLSHGEQRQLEIAMVLATDPRIILLDEPLAGMGQSEAREIIALIASLKIGRAVLIVEHDMDAVFELADRLTVMQDGGVIATGLPQEVRIHPAVRTAYLGNHGDVA from the coding sequence ATGCATGAAATCGCTCTCCGCGCCAAAGGATTGCAAAAGCGCTTCGGCGGGCTTGCTGCCGTCCGCGATGTTTCGATCGACGTTCTTGTCGGTGAGATCCATGCGGTGATTGGTCCCAACGGTGCTGGCAAGTCGACCCTGATCAATCTCCTGTCCGGGGAGCTGTTCGCTAATGCCGGCGAGATCCTGTTGGGTGCCACGAATATCACGGCCTTCGCGCCCGATCGCCGCGCGCGTGCCGGCCTCGGCCGCGCCTACCAAAAGACCACGATCTTCCCGAAGTTCAGCGTTCATGAAAACGTCCGGCTCGCGGCCCAGGCACGTTCGTTCGCGCCGTTGCGGATGTTCGGCGGCGTGCGGTCCGATTCCGAATGCCACCGACGCGCTGCCGATGCCATCGGCAAGGCCGGACTGTCCGGGCGGTCGCAGGTCATCGCCGACCGGCTCAGCCATGGCGAACAGCGGCAGCTTGAGATCGCGATGGTGCTGGCCACCGATCCGCGTATCATTTTGCTCGACGAACCGCTGGCGGGCATGGGGCAGTCGGAGGCGCGAGAGATCATCGCGCTGATCGCATCCCTGAAAATCGGTCGCGCTGTGCTGATTGTCGAGCATGACATGGACGCGGTGTTCGAACTCGCCGACCGTCTCACCGTGATGCAGGATGGCGGTGTCATTGCCACGGGTTTGCCACAAGAGGTTCGCATCCATCCGGCGGTGCGCACGGCCTATCTTGGCAATCATGGAGACGTTGCGTGA
- a CDS encoding branched-chain amino acid transport system permease protein (product_source=KO:K01998; cog=COG4177; ko=KO:K01998; pfam=PF02653; transmembrane_helix_parts=Inside_1_12,TMhelix_13_35,Outside_36_49,TMhelix_50_72,Inside_73_84,TMhelix_85_107,Outside_108_111,TMhelix_112_129,Inside_130_161,TMhelix_162_184,Outside_185_208,TMhelix_209_231,Inside_232_251,TMhelix_252_274,Outside_275_288,TMhelix_289_306,Inside_307_339), whose protein sequence is MNATRLRIRLFTLACLIAAIALPFLAPTYYVQFFAKALIMGMLAMALNLVVGHGGLVSLCHAAFFGLAGYVLALLSPRYDAASLLTTFPLAVLSSAAAALVIGALALRTRGIYFIMVTLAFGEMLFFFFHDTKVAGGSDGIFINVRPEIAIAGRQLFDLDKPITFYFLVLASLVGVVALLTMVVRSPFGHALAAARDNERRARSLGFPIFRIRLIVFALSGGLAGIAGYLAAVQFGFVAPQMLGWHQSATVLVMVLIGGLRSVTGPLAGALVLIGLEEVLKAHLDNWKLAEGLIIIAIVVMLPNGIRQIWPMIFGSSPEVPVDAGRAEAKHGAAEAGHA, encoded by the coding sequence ATGAACGCGACTCGCCTGCGCATCCGGCTTTTCACCCTGGCATGTCTGATCGCGGCGATCGCTCTGCCGTTTCTCGCGCCGACATACTACGTCCAGTTTTTCGCCAAGGCGTTGATCATGGGCATGCTGGCGATGGCGCTGAACCTCGTCGTCGGCCATGGCGGACTGGTCAGCCTTTGCCATGCGGCGTTCTTCGGCCTTGCCGGTTACGTGCTCGCGCTGTTGTCGCCGCGCTACGACGCCGCGTCGCTGCTCACGACATTCCCGCTCGCAGTGTTGTCTTCCGCCGCCGCGGCGCTGGTGATCGGCGCGTTGGCACTACGCACCCGCGGCATCTATTTCATCATGGTGACGCTGGCGTTCGGCGAGATGCTGTTCTTTTTCTTCCACGACACAAAAGTCGCTGGCGGATCGGACGGCATCTTTATCAACGTCAGGCCGGAGATCGCCATTGCGGGCCGACAGTTGTTCGATCTCGACAAGCCGATAACGTTTTATTTCCTTGTATTGGCCAGTCTGGTCGGCGTCGTTGCGTTGCTCACGATGGTGGTCCGTTCGCCGTTCGGCCATGCTCTGGCGGCCGCCCGCGACAACGAGCGACGGGCGCGCTCGCTTGGTTTTCCGATCTTCCGGATTCGCCTGATCGTATTCGCTTTGTCCGGCGGGTTGGCCGGTATCGCTGGCTATCTTGCTGCGGTGCAGTTCGGCTTCGTCGCGCCGCAGATGCTAGGTTGGCACCAGTCGGCGACGGTGCTGGTCATGGTGTTGATCGGCGGTTTGCGGTCGGTCACAGGGCCTTTGGCGGGTGCTCTGGTGCTGATCGGCCTCGAGGAGGTGCTGAAAGCACATCTCGACAACTGGAAGCTCGCAGAAGGCCTGATCATCATCGCCATCGTCGTCATGCTGCCGAACGGCATCAGGCAGATCTGGCCCATGATCTTTGGGTCGTCGCCGGAAGTGCCGGTCGACGCTGGCCGCGCAGAAGCCAAGCATGGCGCCGCGGAGGCCGGACATGCATGA
- a CDS encoding branched-chain amino acid transport system permease protein (product_source=KO:K01997; cog=COG0559; ko=KO:K01997; pfam=PF02653; superfamily=88659; tigrfam=TIGR03409; transmembrane_helix_parts=Outside_1_14,TMhelix_15_37,Inside_38_41,TMhelix_42_64,Outside_65_67,TMhelix_68_90,Inside_91_96,TMhelix_97_115,Outside_116_139,TMhelix_140_162,Inside_163_194,TMhelix_195_217,Outside_218_229,TMhelix_230_252,Inside_253_258,TMhelix_259_281,Outside_282_290) gives MDLITVSVQLLNAVQYGTVLFLVASGLTLVFGILGVINLAHGAFYMLGAYLAYWIVLMTGSFVLAMLGGVLIAFIIGMLLETVFVRLLYGRDHLAQVLLSFGLILVIDEIRQLLFGKDVHAVAPPAWLSGSIQLTDNLSYPVYRLAICVFCLMVAAAIFFVITRTKIGMIVRAGAENREMARVLGIKFDRVNRYVFAVGIALAALGGIVIAPISTVFPGMGDGMLILSFVVVVLGGIGSVAGAAVGALLIGLTDTFGKVFFPSVSSILIYLLMAAVLVWRPSGILGRRDV, from the coding sequence ATGGACCTCATCACGGTAAGCGTTCAACTCCTGAACGCCGTTCAGTACGGAACGGTCCTGTTTCTGGTGGCGAGCGGCCTGACGCTGGTGTTCGGCATTCTCGGCGTGATCAATCTTGCCCACGGTGCGTTCTACATGCTGGGCGCCTACCTCGCGTACTGGATCGTGCTGATGACAGGGAGCTTCGTCCTGGCGATGCTGGGCGGCGTCCTCATCGCTTTTATCATCGGGATGTTGCTGGAGACCGTGTTCGTGCGGCTGCTGTATGGCCGGGATCATCTGGCGCAGGTGCTGCTCAGCTTCGGCCTGATCCTGGTCATCGATGAAATCAGGCAGCTGCTGTTTGGAAAGGACGTCCACGCTGTGGCGCCGCCGGCGTGGTTGTCGGGATCAATCCAACTCACGGACAATCTGTCCTATCCAGTCTACCGGCTCGCGATCTGCGTCTTCTGTCTCATGGTGGCGGCCGCGATATTTTTCGTTATCACGCGGACGAAGATCGGCATGATCGTGCGTGCCGGCGCGGAAAATCGCGAAATGGCTCGCGTACTCGGCATCAAGTTCGATCGCGTCAACCGCTACGTCTTTGCCGTCGGCATTGCCCTGGCTGCGCTCGGTGGCATCGTGATTGCGCCGATCTCAACAGTGTTCCCTGGCATGGGGGATGGAATGCTCATCCTGTCCTTCGTTGTCGTCGTGCTTGGCGGCATAGGCTCGGTGGCTGGTGCGGCCGTCGGCGCGTTGCTGATCGGGCTGACGGACACGTTCGGCAAGGTATTTTTCCCGAGCGTTTCGAGCATCCTGATCTACCTGTTGATGGCGGCGGTCCTGGTGTGGCGGCCCAGCGGAATTCTCGGGCGTCGGGATGTTTGA
- a CDS encoding branched-chain amino acid transport system substrate-binding protein (product_source=KO:K01999; cath_funfam=3.40.50.2300; cog=COG0683; ko=KO:K01999; pfam=PF13458; superfamily=53822) translates to MSSHGLLRPLSRRALLSGAAGATTLAAVSPFRSPAIAQNAPLKVGMMLPYTGTYAKLGQFIDDGFRLYVEQKGGKLGGRAISFVQVDDESKPEAATDNMNRLVGREKVDVVVGTVHSGVAMAMVKVARDTNTLLIIPNAGANDATGPACAPNIFRTSFSNWQTTFPMGKVMAERGIKNVVTITWRYTAGAEMIGAFAENFTKNGGKIVADLTVPFPEVEFQALITQIATLKPDAVFSFFAGGGAVKFVKDYAAAGLNKTIPLYGAGFLTDGTIEAQGEAANGIKTTLHYADNLDNAANVAFLKAFKAKTGKDGDIYAVQGYDGAALLDVGLTAVGGDFTARDKMIAAMGAAKIDSPRGPLSFNKAHNPIQNIYLREVRNGRNEMISVAQASVDDPARGCKIS, encoded by the coding sequence ATGTCCAGTCATGGTTTGCTGCGGCCGCTGTCGCGTCGTGCCTTGTTGTCGGGCGCCGCCGGTGCCACCACGCTCGCTGCCGTGTCGCCGTTTCGGTCCCCCGCGATTGCGCAGAATGCGCCGCTCAAAGTCGGCATGATGCTGCCCTACACCGGGACCTACGCAAAACTCGGTCAGTTTATCGACGACGGCTTCCGGCTGTATGTGGAGCAGAAGGGCGGCAAGCTCGGCGGCCGCGCCATCTCCTTCGTCCAGGTGGACGATGAATCAAAGCCCGAAGCCGCTACCGACAACATGAACCGGCTGGTCGGCCGCGAGAAGGTCGATGTTGTCGTCGGTACCGTGCACTCCGGCGTCGCGATGGCGATGGTCAAGGTCGCACGCGACACCAATACACTTCTGATCATTCCCAATGCCGGTGCCAACGATGCAACGGGCCCGGCTTGCGCGCCGAATATCTTCCGCACCTCGTTCTCGAACTGGCAGACCACGTTCCCGATGGGCAAGGTGATGGCCGAGCGCGGCATCAAGAACGTCGTCACCATTACCTGGCGCTACACCGCCGGCGCCGAGATGATCGGCGCCTTCGCAGAAAATTTCACCAAAAACGGTGGCAAGATCGTCGCGGACTTGACGGTGCCGTTTCCCGAGGTCGAATTCCAGGCGCTGATCACCCAGATCGCGACGCTGAAGCCGGATGCCGTGTTCAGCTTCTTCGCAGGCGGCGGCGCTGTGAAGTTCGTGAAGGACTATGCGGCGGCCGGACTCAACAAGACCATTCCATTGTATGGCGCGGGCTTCCTCACTGACGGCACCATCGAGGCGCAGGGCGAAGCCGCAAACGGCATCAAGACCACGCTGCATTATGCCGACAACCTCGACAACGCGGCCAACGTGGCTTTCCTCAAGGCCTTCAAGGCCAAGACCGGCAAGGACGGCGACATCTATGCGGTGCAGGGCTACGATGGCGCGGCATTGCTGGACGTCGGCCTCACCGCTGTCGGCGGTGATTTTACCGCGCGCGACAAGATGATCGCGGCGATGGGAGCCGCGAAGATCGACAGTCCACGCGGGCCGCTGTCCTTCAACAAGGCGCATAACCCGATCCAGAACATCTACCTGCGCGAAGTCCGCAATGGCCGCAACGAAATGATCTCGGTGGCGCAGGCGAGCGTCGATGATCCGGCGCGCGGCTGCAAGATTTCATAG
- a CDS encoding hypothetical protein (product_source=COG3904; cog=COG3904; superfamily=52096; transmembrane_helix_parts=Inside_1_11,TMhelix_12_34,Outside_35_301) yields the protein MRLVRSRDFRGWALLGAAALCIALPGVVATLGGSAHAGVILEERKLPLKFSWVACQPNCRGWVSAVGIVTADSPRDFDEFARGRQLNGTTIVLDSSGGSVNDSIALGRRWRSLGALTTVGTSTQTRTAQDDRASVSPEAYCESMCVFLLLSGKTRYVPDEAHVRVHQIWMGDRADYAEAASYTAQDLVIVERDIGRLAKYAFDMGGTGDLLSLSLSVPPWGDLHELSRAELRLTNLVTTDAVAEVLSQEITTPVAELKPKPTQDRFVSSTADDKHPPAAKSTKTAEAAVPTGGAAPAAPTK from the coding sequence TTGAGGCTCGTGAGGTCGCGCGATTTTCGCGGTTGGGCGCTGCTTGGCGCCGCCGCTCTTTGCATCGCATTGCCCGGCGTCGTCGCTACGCTGGGCGGTTCGGCACATGCCGGCGTCATCCTCGAAGAACGCAAGTTGCCGTTGAAGTTCAGCTGGGTCGCGTGCCAGCCGAATTGCCGGGGCTGGGTCAGCGCAGTCGGCATCGTCACCGCCGATAGTCCACGTGATTTCGATGAGTTCGCGCGCGGGCGTCAGCTCAACGGCACGACCATCGTGTTGGATTCTAGCGGCGGCTCCGTCAACGATTCCATCGCGCTCGGACGACGCTGGCGCAGTCTCGGTGCGCTGACCACTGTCGGCACCAGCACCCAGACCCGCACCGCGCAAGACGATCGTGCGAGCGTTTCGCCCGAAGCCTATTGCGAGTCGATGTGCGTGTTCCTGCTGCTGTCGGGCAAGACGCGTTATGTGCCGGACGAGGCACATGTCAGGGTGCATCAGATCTGGATGGGCGATCGCGCCGACTACGCCGAAGCCGCCAGCTATACCGCGCAGGATCTGGTGATCGTCGAGCGCGACATCGGACGTCTCGCCAAATACGCCTTCGATATGGGCGGGACGGGCGATCTGTTGTCGCTGTCGCTCAGCGTGCCGCCATGGGGCGACCTACACGAACTGTCGAGAGCGGAATTGCGGCTGACCAATTTGGTGACGACAGACGCCGTCGCCGAAGTGCTGTCACAGGAAATCACGACGCCCGTTGCAGAGCTGAAGCCCAAGCCGACACAGGACCGGTTCGTCAGTAGCACTGCTGACGACAAACATCCGCCAGCGGCGAAATCGACCAAGACGGCGGAAGCTGCCGTTCCGACTGGCGGCGCCGCCCCGGCGGCGCCGACCAAGTAG
- a CDS encoding hypothetical protein (product_source=Hypo-rule applied) codes for MPENFDPKIVDTQWLTDELMILAKRWSRKPAKRAKTA; via the coding sequence ATGCCGGAGAACTTCGATCCGAAAATCGTCGACACTCAATGGCTCACCGATGAGCTCATGATCCTCGCCAAGCGCTGGTCCCGAAAACCCGCCAAACGCGCCAAGACGGCTTGA
- a CDS encoding alpha-beta hydrolase superfamily lysophospholipase (product_source=COG2267; cath_funfam=3.40.50.1820; cog=COG2267; pfam=PF12146; superfamily=53474) encodes MCWRHSADELDSENCDSFKIMTSRYGAPVTFDNFGGFYHAGCIDRCGRKAVLLLAPIGYEELCTRATWSALAEYIAAAGHACLRFDYPGTADAVDLAGDPEGISDWFVAARQCVAFLREYNPGIELVLVGQGLGASLAAQLGTELPDVAATVLMAPVVKGRAYLRELQAWSRMLTDRMGIRPDPSDNGYSVAGIPLASSRAAAIKTIDLTRTTEPPAARVLLVERSQMSRDSSIGNHLKTLGADVSSIDYEGYENILQNPSLAGPQLGTLTRIVSWIDNLGHFPIAGANCSAKVVGPARPIAGPHYDELPVRFGPDERLFGVLCLPLGRRPSAIAVLANSGRDYHIGWGRAAVEQARALAKRGIASLRIDAGGIGDSAASVGAPAEVLYSEEQTADLRHAIDYVEKLDAGPIALVGRCSGAYAAFQAAVQDVRVRNVVAINIMRFVWDPRETVAEALLSAHRTIGGSVAMLFSKRSLRRLLSGNLRVQAPVIFFLKRLVRTVSLIASHIPGRVGQKLYSEGHRRFQILESRGVCLAMLFSEGDHALGEFRTYMGRRGARLRRYPKASFSIIPDADHDFTHSAARARLTNALCDVLAAPSSPPSCEQHRQASKFPLRSLLRR; translated from the coding sequence ATGTGCTGGCGCCATTCGGCCGACGAATTGGATTCGGAAAACTGTGATAGTTTCAAGATCATGACATCCCGATATGGCGCACCTGTAACGTTCGATAATTTCGGCGGCTTTTATCACGCGGGCTGCATTGACCGGTGCGGACGCAAGGCGGTGCTGTTGCTCGCACCGATCGGATATGAGGAATTGTGTACCCGCGCCACATGGAGTGCTTTGGCCGAGTACATTGCCGCGGCAGGTCATGCATGCCTCAGATTCGATTATCCCGGCACGGCAGATGCTGTCGATCTCGCTGGCGACCCCGAAGGCATCTCTGACTGGTTTGTTGCTGCCCGTCAGTGCGTTGCATTCTTGCGGGAATACAATCCCGGCATCGAACTCGTTCTTGTCGGACAAGGCCTTGGCGCTAGTCTGGCCGCCCAACTCGGAACCGAATTACCCGACGTCGCAGCAACGGTCCTGATGGCGCCGGTCGTCAAAGGCCGCGCCTATCTTCGTGAACTTCAGGCCTGGTCGCGCATGCTGACCGACCGGATGGGTATCAGGCCCGACCCTTCCGACAACGGCTACAGCGTCGCTGGTATTCCACTGGCAAGTAGCCGCGCCGCAGCCATCAAAACTATCGATCTTACTCGGACAACTGAGCCTCCCGCCGCACGGGTCCTTTTGGTTGAGCGCAGTCAAATGTCCCGCGACAGCTCAATCGGCAACCACCTGAAGACGCTCGGAGCCGATGTTTCGTCCATCGACTACGAGGGGTATGAAAATATCCTGCAAAATCCAAGTTTGGCTGGTCCACAGCTCGGCACGTTGACACGCATCGTGTCATGGATCGACAATCTCGGGCATTTTCCAATCGCGGGCGCCAACTGTTCTGCCAAAGTGGTAGGGCCCGCGCGGCCAATCGCCGGACCTCACTATGACGAGTTACCGGTTCGGTTTGGGCCAGACGAGCGGCTCTTCGGAGTCCTGTGTCTGCCGCTCGGTCGAAGGCCTTCAGCTATCGCAGTGCTCGCTAATTCGGGGCGCGACTATCACATCGGCTGGGGTCGCGCGGCAGTAGAACAGGCTCGCGCCCTCGCGAAGCGCGGGATCGCTTCGTTGAGAATCGACGCCGGCGGTATAGGCGACAGTGCGGCGTCGGTAGGCGCGCCGGCCGAAGTGCTTTATTCGGAAGAGCAAACTGCTGACCTGCGTCACGCGATCGACTATGTAGAGAAGCTCGATGCCGGCCCGATCGCCTTGGTCGGACGCTGCAGTGGTGCTTACGCCGCATTCCAGGCAGCGGTGCAAGATGTGCGCGTGCGCAATGTCGTCGCCATCAATATCATGCGTTTTGTCTGGGACCCCAGGGAAACCGTCGCTGAAGCCTTGTTATCGGCCCATCGAACCATCGGCGGGTCCGTTGCGATGTTGTTTAGCAAGCGAAGCCTGAGACGACTGCTGTCAGGCAATTTGCGCGTCCAAGCTCCAGTTATCTTTTTCTTAAAACGCCTTGTTCGAACTGTCTCATTGATAGCCAGCCACATCCCGGGCCGGGTCGGCCAGAAGCTCTACAGCGAGGGTCATCGCCGTTTCCAAATTCTCGAAAGTCGCGGCGTTTGTCTAGCGATGTTGTTTTCGGAAGGAGATCACGCGCTGGGCGAATTCCGCACGTATATGGGAAGAAGGGGCGCGCGGCTACGCCGCTATCCGAAGGCGTCGTTTTCGATAATTCCTGATGCCGACCACGATTTCACCCATTCGGCGGCGCGCGCGCGACTAACGAACGCCTTGTGCGACGTGCTCGCGGCACCTTCGTCACCGCCATCTTGCGAACAGCACCGTCAGGCTTCCAAGTTTCCCTTGAGATCTCTCTTGCGCCGTTAA
- a CDS encoding D-alanine--poly(phosphoribitol) ligase subunit 2 (product_source=KO:K14188; cath_funfam=1.10.1200.10; cog=COG0236; ko=KO:K14188; pfam=PF00550; superfamily=47336) has product MRDRVRTIVGSLNLLPVPVDGLSDQDNLFDAGMTSFGSVQLMLAVEEEFDIEFPNSLLTRKTFATLGGLIAAVEQLVSEKV; this is encoded by the coding sequence ATGCGTGACCGTGTCCGCACCATTGTCGGATCGCTGAACCTGCTTCCCGTTCCAGTCGATGGCTTATCCGACCAGGACAATCTGTTCGATGCAGGCATGACGTCGTTCGGTTCAGTTCAACTGATGCTAGCGGTCGAGGAAGAATTCGATATCGAATTTCCCAACAGTCTGCTGACTCGCAAAACATTTGCGACGCTTGGTGGGTTGATTGCTGCTGTCGAGCAGCTCGTCTCTGAGAAAGTCTAG